In Leucoraja erinacea ecotype New England chromosome 28, Leri_hhj_1, whole genome shotgun sequence, the following are encoded in one genomic region:
- the tmem248 gene encoding transmembrane protein 248 isoform X3, protein MVYLTGTMLTVHPLENLKVYISSRPPLVVFMISVSAMAIAFLTLGYFFKIKQIKSPEMTEDWNTFLLKFNDLDLCISENETLKHLINETFTPESTVTSGQMRSSTQSPQLLEDPGPINISVTITLTLDPLKPFGGYSRNITHLSATIFGHQIGLSGREAHEEMNITFTLPTSWNADECILHSHCEQMVYTTCMTITAATNVFPVTVQPPHCIPETYSNATVLYKIFTTARDANTKYSQEYNPFWCYKGAIGKVYHALNPKLTVIVPDDDRSLINLHLMHTSYFLFVMVITIFCYAVIKGRPGKVRQNNSEFCPEKVALSEA, encoded by the exons ATg GTTTACTTAACTGGAACCATGCTGACAGTCCATCCACTGGAGAATCTGAAGGTGTACATCAGCAGCCGTCCTCCCCTGGTGGTGTTTATGATTAGTGTCAGTGCCATGGCCATAGCTTTCCTGACATTGGGATActtctttaaaataaaacagatCAAGTCTCCAGAAATGACCGAG GACTGGAACACATTTTTGTTGAAGTTTAATGATCTGGACTTGTGTATATCTGAGAATGAAACATTAAAGCACCTCATCAATGAAACCTTCACCCCGGAGAGCACAGTAACAAGTGGGCAAATGCGAAGCTCCACTCAATCTCCACAACTTCTGGAAGATCCTGGACCAATAAACATTTCTGTTACAATAACGCTCACACTGGATCCTTTAAAACCGTTTGGTGGCTACTCACGCAATATTACACATCTTAGCGCAACGATCTTTGGACATCAAATCGGATTGTCAG GACGAGAAGCACATGAAGAAATGAATATTACATTTACCTTACCAACTTCCTGGAACGCAGATGAATGTATTCTCCACAGTCACTGTGAGCAGATGGTTTACACCACTTGTATGACCATCACTGCAGCAACTAATGTTTTCCCTGTCACTGT CCAACCTCCACATTGCATTCCTGAAACTTACAGTAATGCCACCGTCTTGTACAAGATCTTCACCACTGCGAGAGATGCAAATACAAAATACTCGCAAGAATACAATCCATTTTGGTGTTACAAAGGAGCAATCGGGAAAGTTTATCATGCACTCAATCCTAAACTAACGGTCATCGTGCCAGAT GATGACCGTTCACTCATTAATTTACATTTGATGCATACCAGTTATTTTCTGTTTGTAATGGTAATTACAATATTCTGCTATGCTGTCATCAAAGGGCGACCAGGGAAGGTGCGGCAAA